In Thermococcus zilligii AN1, a genomic segment contains:
- a CDS encoding DUF3800 domain-containing protein, whose amino-acid sequence MHLSITSLMLYQSFTKWQFDKIITRNLTDIQLSQGQGIFILRSEHSGTTNGRLKMVHLYIVLDEAGDLGFSGKSSQYFVMGVIILKADDVKKARRIPKKARDKLGKKKKDIPELKASKSDNNIRKFILDELFKCPSACIAAVYVNKSNTYDYIKTDSSQKANHYNYIARVLIVGSLKRYLDRIGYTPDKALTVEVYLDRYHTKSSREGNLEEDIQEMITGEIPYGINVEVYQKDSQAEPLIQVADFVVNAFFRKLDGREDLIKKFEDAGRVLKFKNVY is encoded by the coding sequence ATGCACCTCTCGATAACGTCTCTCATGCTCTATCAGAGCTTCACCAAATGGCAGTTTGATAAGATCATCACGAGAAACTTAACGGATATCCAACTTTCGCAGGGGCAAGGTATATTTATTCTGCGATCTGAACACAGCGGGACAACGAATGGGAGGCTTAAGATGGTTCACCTTTACATCGTCCTCGACGAGGCAGGAGACTTAGGATTTTCGGGTAAGAGTAGCCAATACTTTGTTATGGGCGTAATCATACTGAAAGCAGATGATGTGAAAAAAGCTCGGAGAATCCCTAAAAAGGCCAGAGACAAACTGGGCAAGAAGAAAAAGGACATCCCGGAGCTGAAAGCCTCAAAGAGCGATAATAATATAAGAAAGTTCATTCTTGATGAACTCTTCAAATGTCCTAGCGCCTGCATAGCAGCGGTTTACGTAAACAAGAGTAACACCTACGATTACATCAAGACCGACAGCTCTCAGAAGGCTAATCACTACAACTACATCGCAAGGGTTCTGATCGTGGGCTCCCTGAAACGTTACTTAGACAGAATCGGGTACACGCCCGACAAAGCCTTAACAGTTGAGGTATATCTTGACCGCTATCACACAAAGAGCTCTAGAGAGGGGAATCTGGAGGAGGACATACAAGAGATGATAACGGGGGAAATCCCCTACGGAATCAATGTAGAGGTCTATCAAAAAGATTCACAGGCAGAACCCCTTATTCAGGTGGCCGATTTTGTCGTCAATGCATTTTTCAGAAAGCTCGATGGTAGAGAGGATCTCATTAAGAAGTTTGAAGACGCTGGAAGAGTTCTAAAGTTCAAGAATGTCTACTAA
- a CDS encoding eL43 family ribosomal protein: MEAGFKLLPSVAYLRVQRQAFIGYSMPLAGWIGEYLVNYQKLPRPNFLWRAVKKLGFSFAGEDKDDRSITQFFTKGPVSLSASWDVEKESLFLQLFPLRSRLSRGLTVRAENIEFYDQYVVVIEPAVKLPPGVRGIGIKALILEDFYPTEAPYWGLLHEDWESELNLVVMRDEVYERLRREEYRCPVCFSPLGEESGVLKCSKCGFTYAPENEFERVMEEFSLEDFAF; this comes from the coding sequence ATGGAAGCCGGCTTCAAGCTCCTCCCCAGCGTTGCCTACCTCCGCGTCCAGAGGCAGGCCTTCATAGGTTACTCCATGCCCCTGGCTGGCTGGATAGGGGAGTACCTGGTGAACTACCAAAAGCTTCCGAGGCCCAACTTCCTCTGGAGGGCCGTGAAAAAGCTGGGCTTCTCTTTTGCCGGGGAGGACAAGGACGACCGCTCCATAACCCAGTTCTTCACGAAGGGGCCGGTTTCCCTGAGCGCCAGCTGGGACGTTGAGAAGGAAAGCCTCTTCCTCCAGCTTTTCCCCCTCCGTTCCAGGCTCTCCCGCGGCCTGACGGTCAGGGCGGAGAACATAGAGTTCTACGACCAGTACGTGGTTGTGATAGAGCCGGCGGTAAAGCTGCCCCCGGGGGTCAGGGGTATAGGGATAAAGGCGCTCATCCTTGAGGACTTCTACCCGACCGAGGCCCCCTACTGGGGGCTTTTGCACGAGGACTGGGAGAGCGAGCTCAACCTGGTGGTCATGCGCGATGAGGTCTACGAGAGGCTCCGCCGCGAGGAGTACCGCTGTCCGGTCTGCTTCTCGCCGCTGGGCGAAGAGAGCGGCGTTTTGAAGTGCTCAAAGTGCGGCTTCACCTATGCCCCGGAGAACGAGTTTGAAAGGGTCATGGAGGAGTTTTCCCTGGAGGACTTCGCGTTTTAG